A genomic window from Corticium candelabrum chromosome 8, ooCorCand1.1, whole genome shotgun sequence includes:
- the LOC134182897 gene encoding calponin homology domain-containing protein DDB_G0272472-like, protein MANVQNDGESEDIDLLVDQFSDAVVFLEEAVDEEIARLRVLLLCRLGNREAIAESLEEQKDYINDLEDMMNRQRDDTADHVATQFGSFFNCVAEIEEEFLSDFDDKSDQHRTALEHLERKIPLENSERRNSLRQRQTNALTAFIKGQDEARLSDKKSAKQFVRWLDARMKFLCKQRDEREQLEACLDKESCAAIVELNEELERFAERLVVDQSAKLTRLLVDHGMTESDALLIAQPHSSELLELKNERQTTLESNRLQVQERLREVESQLEKSRIRELEDRKKTRARVQTIIRNLLDSQLSLSFEERAKFEDDQAVQLVQQENRLTSNKLRQRKLLQKSISSKQRELHKKLEDKERQEGLVALVSGEVSDRENLDPKTLASHKRAVAKMLKSRKVSLSQEMMKLQSDVEKEKANDVRKVENQIGAHFYANKMAQERYLLNKQEDAKAIGRLQMGLTAEASQRNDKQLNAAQEKIIEEHKDTMERLGSALVKQREKQEQVLMERLKEKVERRISLGSAGKKKRPTSRLEQHTLEPVHEVEQLEDAKKRLELETRQAIRNAKEKTELDRLAFMEEKGLEKTTADIDDLLDKVYHKAARQQRTRRRVSALEERMQEDLRKLYELSRLASVNEDEEV, encoded by the exons ATGGCCAACGTACAGAACGATGGCGAGTCAGAAGACATCGACTTGTTGGTGGATCAGTTCTCCGACGCAGTAGTATTTCTGGAAGAAGCTGTTGACGAAGAGATTGCAAGGCTAAGAGTATTGTTGCTGTGCCGATTAGGAAATCGAGAAGCCATTGCCGAATCATTG GAGGAGCAGAAGGATTATATTAATGACTTAGAGGACatgatgaacagacagagGGATGATACTGCAGACCACGTGGCTACCCAATTCGGTTCGTTTTTTAATTGCGTGGCGGAAATCGAGGAAGAATTTCTATCTGATTTTGACGACAAGAGTGATCAACACAGAACAGCATTGGAACACTTGGAAAGAAAAATACCGCTAGAAAACAGCGAACGGCGAAACAGTTTG CGGCAAAGACAGACCAATGCATTGACCGCTTTTATCAAGGGACAAGACGAGGCGAGGTTAAGTGATAAGAAAAGCGCCAAACAGTTCG TGAGGTGGCTGGACGCCAGGATGAAATTTTTGTGCAAACAACGTGACGAACGCGAACAACTGGAGGCATGCCTAGACAAAGAG TCTTGCGCAGCTATTGTCGAGCTGAACGAGGAGCTGGAAAGGTTTGCGGAGAGGCTTGTCGTCGACCAGTCGGCGAAACTGACGAGACTGCTAGTCGATCACGGCATGACTGAATCGGACGCGCTATTGATTGCGCAGCCGCATTCGTCCGAGTTGCTCGAGCTGAAAAACGAAAGGCAAACGACGTTAGAAAGCAACCGGCTTCAAGTTCAG GAAAGACTTAGGGAAGTCGAGAGTCAGCTCGAAAAGTCTCGAATCCGCGAACTGGAAGACAGAAAGAAGACGCGTGCTCGCGTCCAAACCATCATAAG AAACTTACTCGACTCTCAGCTGTCACTGTCGTTTGAAGAAAGAGCAAAATTTGAAGACGACCAGGCGGTGCAGTTGGTGCAGCAGGAAAACCG ACTAACttcaaacaaactccggcaaAGGAAGTTACTACAAAAATCGATAAGCAGTAAACAAAGAGAACTACACAAGAAGTTAGAAGACAAAGAGCGTCAAGAAGGATTG GTGGCACTTGTAAGCGGTGAGGTTAGCGACAGAGAGAATCTGGACCCGAAAACGTTGGCCTCACACAAGAGGGCAGTGGCTAAAATGCTCAAGTCTCGAAAAGTCAGCCTATCACAAGAAATGATGAAA CTGCAAAGTGATGTCGAAAAGGAGAAAGCTAATGATGTGAGGAAAGTTGAAAACCAGATTGGAGCCCATTTCTATGCCAACAAAATGGCACAAGAACGATAT CTCTTGAATAAACAAGAAGACGCAAAAGCAATTGGCAGACTTCAA ATGGGACTTACTGCGGAAGCATCACAACGAAATGACAAACAGCTGAATGCGGCACAGGAAAAGATTATCGAAGAACACAAAGAT ACTATGGAACGGCTAGGCAGCGCTCTAGtcaaacagagagagaaacaagaaCAG GTGTTAATGGAGCGACTTAAGGAAAAGGTCGAGCGCCGCATTTCGTTAGGTTCGGCGGGGAAGAAGAAACGACCAACGAGCAGACTCGAGCAGCACACTCTGGAACCGGTGCACGAAGTTGAGCAACTGGAAGACGCAAA AAAACGCCTTGAACTCGAGACTCGGCAAGCCATCCGAAATGCCAAAGAGAAAACGGAGCTCGACCGTCTCGCATTCATGGAGGAGAAAGGGCTCGA GAAGACAACAGCCGACATCGACGACCTCCTAGACAAAGTCTATCATAAGGCGGCTCGCCAGCAGCGAACAAG GAGGCGCGTCAGTGCGTTAGAGGAACGAATGCAAGAGGACTTGAGAAAACTCTATGAACTATCTCGACTGGCAAG TgtcaatgaagatgaagaagtGTGA
- the LOC134182896 gene encoding uncharacterized protein LOC134182896 has product MILTPMVRGGRHGFRDVKVRYQKFLSWNWSDLLQLNGSTSKKTPRCSDEARRAATLRLVRCGELSRASRLLTSKGLAPASEDTTAKLASKHPSRATGLHLPSLSQDSIKLSSSALFDAIRRAPRGSGAGLSGWRFEHLKVLLENELTADCLFSACSAIARGILPAAAVTLFSSSRLIALPKSNGDIRPIAVGEAIRRLTARAICQQKKELFSSFFCPIQHGVATECGTELIVHHIELLLQHNPDWVVLKSDVRNAFNSISRQQMLEQVVGSFPDILNHVAQMYGRISPLVFMQGITPVTIESAEGVHQGDPLGPVLFATAIHSVLKDLQEMHPKVRILAYLDDVFVLGHPTDIQSAFQDLKKSFFAINMIIADSKCEIYCPSTRDPVEGFDCIPVTDDGAIFLGAPVGTPSFVASSCSNIAKSKFLLCNELVQLGDIQSAMLLLRGSHVPCLNHLARLVRPELLTQAASIHDSQTRKTFCHLLGFNEIEDMPWRQAVLPIRLGGFGMTSLAFVSQPAFVASWAHAIVELPLRFQSLFPAVDSLVNSTTGALSNALTQSVPDGKHISEYLTSAGKVQHQLSMSFARCEAEILFTDAPTARDAARHRSTKGKGAGAWLNAIPTSEVLALNSYEYRLASLLRLGLPIPLSDWMTTCNCGASLDSSGYHLLTCKTGGGPVWSHESLASVWSDCLRELHIHHRREPRHRYANSNDRPDIVAFDSDSGCNVDLDIALAHPWSSDIFPRSSETDGAAAERREERKKSKYEKECLPGGTAVSLIPLVMEHFGRWGVMGRNFLQKLAKKSCDEIGRPNAAEFLDFWRKRFSLQLQKCNAKVILRKMASLSSDTSSAKYSTQFFSH; this is encoded by the coding sequence TGAAGCACGGAGAGCCGCTACCCTGAGGTTGGTGAGATGTGGAGAGCTTTCAAGAGCTTCCAGGTTGTTAACCAGCAAAGGCCTAGCTCCTGCCTCAGAAGATACCACAGCAAAGCTGGCTTCCAAGCACCCTTCCAGAGCCACGGGGTTGCATCTTCCTTCTTTGTCTCAAGATTCAATCAAACTGTCAAGCTCAGCGCTGTTTGATGCCATTAGACGAGCTCCACGGGGTTCTGGTGCAGGTCTCTCAGGCTGGCGCTTCGAGCATTTGAAAGTTCTACTTGAAAACGAGCTCACAGCAGATTGTCTTTTTTCCGCTTGTTCGGCTATTGCTAGAGGCATATTGCCTGCTGCTGCAGTAACCCTCTTTTCTTCATCTCGGCTAATTGCTCTGCCCAAGTCCAATGGCGACATACGACCTATTGCAGTTGGTGAAGCTATACGCAGGCTGACAGCTCGAGCTATATGTCAACAAAAAAAGGAACTGTTCTCAAGCTTCTTCTGCCCCATCCAGCATGGTGTGGCAACCGAGTGTGGCACTGAGCTGATTGTCCATCACATTGAGCTACTCCTCCAGCACAATCCCGACTGGGTTGTATTAAAATCTGATGTCAGAAATGCATTCAATTCCATcagcagacaacagatgttggAGCAAGTGGTCGGGTCATTTCCAGATATCTTGAATCATGTAGCTCAGATGTATGGGAGGATCAGCCCATTGGTATTCATGCAAGGTATCACTCCAGTTACAATCGAATCTGCAGAAGGGGTCCATCAAGGCGACCCGCTGGGGCCAGTTCTATTTGCCACTGCCATTCATTCTGTTCTAAAAGATCTTCAGGAGATGCATCCGAAGGTTCGTATCTTGGCATACTTGGACGACGTCTTTGTACTGGGTCACCCTACGGATATTCAGTCTGCCTTTCAAGATCTGAAAAAGTCTTTTTTTGCCATCAACATGATCATTGCAGATTCAAAGTGTGAGATCTACTGCCCTTCTACACGTGATCCTGTTGAAGGCTTTGACTGCATACCAGTCACTGATGATGGAGCCATCTTTCTTGGAGCACCCGTAGGCACACCTTCATTTGTTGCCTCCTCTTGCTCGAACATCGCAAAGTCAAAATTCTTACTGTGTAACGAACTTGTTCAATTGGGAGACATACAGAGTGCCATGCTCTTGTTGAGAGGCTCTCACGTCCCTTGCCTGAATCACTTGGCACGCTTAGTTCGTCCTGAGTTGCTCACACAAGCAGCTTCAATTCACGACTctcagacaagaaagacattttGCCATCTACTTGGGTTCAACGAGATTGAGGACATGCCTTGGCGCCAAGCTGTTTTGCCAATTAGACTTGGTGGCTTTGGCATGACTTCGTTGGCTTTTGTGTCGCAGCCTGCctttgttgcatcctgggcTCACGCCATTGTGGAACTGCCTCTTCGTTTTCAAAGTCTCTTTCCAGCTGTTGACAGCCTAGTTAATTCAACTACTGGGGCTCTTAGTAACGCCCTGACCCAATCTGTCCCTGATGGAAAGCATATTTCCGAATATCTGACATCTGCAGGCAAAGTTCAGCATCAGCTATCCATGTCATTTGCTCGCTGTGAGGCAGAAATCTTGTTCACAGATGCACCCACAGCCCGAGACGCAGCACGACATCGATCTACAaaaggaaaaggagctggtgcatggctgaaCGCAATCCCGACTTCAGAAGTGCTCGCACTAAATTCTTACGAGTATCGTTTAGCGTCCTTGCTGAGGTTGGGCTTGCCCATTCCACTTTCTGACTGgatgacaacatgcaactgtgGTGCCTCCCTGGACAGCagtgggtaccatctgctaaCATGCAAAACCGGTGGAGGGCCAGTTTGGTCGCACGAATCGCTTGCATCAGTCTGGTCTGATTGCCTGCGGGAGCTGCACATCCATCATCGAAGGGAACCGAGGCATCGGTATGCCAATTCCAATGACCGGCCAGACATTGTAGCCTTCGACTCAGACTCTGGGTGCAATGTGGATCTGGACATAGCtctagcacacccatggagctcgGACATCTTCCCTAGATCTTCGGAAACAGATGGCGCCGCTgctgagagaagagaggagagaaaaaagtcaaaatacGAGAAGGAATGTCTACCAGGTGGAACTGCTGTCAGTCTCATTCCTCTGgttatggagcattttggacgcTGGGGTGTCATGGGAAGAAACTTCCTGcaaaaactagcaaagaaatcatgtgacgaaattggtagaccaaacgctgcagagttccttgacttttggcgaaaaagattctcccttcagctgcaaaaatgcaatgccaaagtcatactgaggaagatggcaagcttgtcaagtgacacaagtagcgctaagtactcaacccagttctttagccactag